In the genome of Bacillus solimangrovi, one region contains:
- a CDS encoding YggT family protein yields MGFLGPIVQLIVTAIEIYSYVIIGYILMSWFPNARESGLGQFIGRIVEPYLEPFRRIIPPLGMIDISPIVAIFVLSLAKSGAVQLYLMFM; encoded by the coding sequence ATGGGTTTCTTAGGTCCGATTGTGCAGTTAATTGTGACAGCAATCGAAATCTATTCTTATGTAATTATTGGTTATATTCTCATGTCATGGTTTCCGAATGCGCGAGAGTCTGGACTTGGTCAATTTATAGGACGGATAGTAGAGCCTTATTTGGAGCCATTTCGTCGGATAATTCCGCCGCTTGGCATGATTGATATATCGCCAATCGTAGCCATTTTTGTACTTAGTCTTGCAAAAAGTGGTGCGGTTCAATTATATCTCATGTTTATGTAA
- a CDS encoding DivIVA domain-containing protein, with translation MPLTPLDIHNKEFNRGFRGYDEDEVNEFLDQVIKDYELIIREKKALEEQVSEMEEKLSHFSTIQETLNNSILVAQETAEDVKRNANKESKLIIKEAEKNADRIINESLSKSRKISLEIEELKTQSKVFRNRFRMLIQAQLEMLENDDWDQLMQYEEEESKQENR, from the coding sequence GTGCCGTTAACACCGTTAGATATCCACAACAAAGAGTTTAATAGAGGTTTTCGAGGATATGACGAAGATGAGGTTAATGAATTTCTTGACCAAGTGATTAAAGATTACGAACTTATTATTCGAGAGAAGAAAGCATTAGAAGAACAGGTTTCAGAGATGGAAGAAAAACTAAGTCATTTTTCTACGATTCAAGAAACATTGAATAATTCAATACTAGTTGCACAAGAAACGGCTGAAGATGTAAAGCGTAATGCAAATAAGGAATCAAAGCTTATTATAAAAGAAGCCGAAAAAAATGCAGACCGAATTATAAATGAATCATTATCTAAGTCACGTAAGATATCTTTAGAAATTGAAGAGTTAAAGACACAATCAAAGGTCTTTCGGAATCGTTTCCGCATGTTGATTCAAGCACAGTTAGAGATGCTTGAAAATGATGACTGGGACCAACTTATGCAATACGAAGAGGAAGAAAGTAAACAAGAAAATCGTTGA
- the spoIIGA gene encoding sigma-E processing peptidase SpoIIGA produces MVVYLDIIWLLNFCIDLSLIALTAIVLKRRLSKWRLIVSSLIASSTVLLYFSPLSFFATQPIGKFLFSFLIIFIAFGYRKFRFFLQGLLTFYVITFMVGGGMIGIHYFLQVESSIANGVLQTQTGGFGSPASWLFVLITFPLIWVLSKKQFSEVETRSFQTEHIVQVEIDIGQTILFMKGLIDSGNKLYDPVTKTPVMIIDIVYAQSQIPHEVLNAVHHPETIGMVEFPSNWGKRLRLIPFQGLGTRNQMLLAVKPDVVTITMGEERIVVHKVLIGLHDGALSSEGDFECILHLDMIKNGKAFVSNQAK; encoded by the coding sequence GTGGTTGTCTACTTAGACATCATTTGGTTATTGAATTTTTGTATAGATCTTAGCTTAATAGCGCTAACTGCGATTGTGTTGAAGAGGCGTCTCTCGAAATGGAGACTTATAGTAAGTAGTTTAATTGCTTCATCTACCGTATTACTTTATTTTTCACCACTGTCATTCTTTGCTACACAACCGATTGGTAAATTCTTATTTTCATTCTTAATTATATTTATTGCTTTCGGTTATCGAAAATTCCGTTTTTTTCTTCAAGGCTTACTTACTTTTTATGTTATTACATTTATGGTTGGTGGCGGAATGATTGGAATTCATTATTTTCTTCAAGTTGAGAGTTCGATTGCAAATGGTGTATTACAAACTCAAACAGGGGGCTTTGGTAGTCCTGCTAGTTGGTTGTTTGTCTTAATCACATTTCCATTAATTTGGGTACTTTCAAAAAAACAGTTTTCTGAGGTGGAAACACGTTCATTTCAGACAGAGCATATCGTACAAGTTGAAATTGACATTGGGCAAACTATTTTATTTATGAAAGGATTAATAGATAGTGGTAATAAACTATATGATCCGGTAACAAAAACTCCTGTAATGATTATTGATATAGTTTATGCACAATCACAAATTCCACATGAAGTGCTTAACGCTGTACATCACCCTGAGACGATTGGAATGGTAGAATTCCCATCAAATTGGGGAAAGCGGTTGCGGTTAATTCCATTTCAAGGACTTGGCACACGTAACCAAATGCTACTAGCTGTTAAACCAGATGTTGTCACCATAACGATGGGGGAAGAACGTATAGTCGTGCATAAGGTGTTAATTGGTTTACACGATGGGGCACTTTCTTCAGAAGGTGATTTTGAATGCATTTTGCATCTAGATATGATTAAGAATGGAAAGGCTTTTGTGTCGAATCAAGCTAAATAA
- a CDS encoding YlmC/YmxH family sporulation protein, translated as MIRISEFQSKDVVNVSNGKRLGHIIDFDIDLDSGKINTVSVPLKGKSMRFLGRDDAMTISWENIVKIGQDVILVRVNDVNIIE; from the coding sequence ATGATTAGAATTTCTGAGTTTCAATCAAAAGATGTTGTAAACGTATCAAATGGGAAGAGGCTTGGTCATATCATTGATTTTGATATCGACTTGGATTCTGGAAAAATAAATACCGTTTCTGTTCCGCTTAAGGGAAAGAGTATGCGTTTTTTAGGTCGTGATGATGCGATGACCATTTCGTGGGAAAACATTGTTAAAATTGGACAAGACGTAATATTAGTGCGCGTGAACGACGTTAATATTATAGAATAG
- the sigG gene encoding RNA polymerase sporulation sigma factor SigG: protein MTRNKVEICGVDTSKLPVLKNEEMRKLFREMQSGDDTAREKLVNGNLRLVLSVIQRFNNRGEYVDDLFQVGCIGLMKSIDNFDLGQNVRFSTYAVPMIIGEIRRYLRDNNPIRVSRSLRDIAYKALQAREKLIAKTSREPTAVEIAKELDVPHEEVVFALDAIQDPVSLFEPIYNDGGDPIFVMDQLSDEKNKDIQWIEELALKEGMRRLNDREKMILTKRFFQGKTQMEVAEEIGISQAQVSRLEKAAIKQMNKNIQH from the coding sequence TTGACGCGTAACAAAGTAGAAATTTGTGGTGTTGATACATCTAAGTTACCTGTTTTGAAGAATGAAGAAATGCGCAAGCTGTTTAGAGAAATGCAAAGTGGAGATGATACAGCTAGAGAAAAGCTAGTAAACGGCAATTTGCGGCTCGTTTTGAGCGTCATTCAACGCTTCAATAATCGAGGTGAATACGTGGATGACCTCTTTCAAGTTGGCTGTATCGGACTGATGAAATCGATTGACAATTTTGATCTTGGCCAAAATGTTCGATTTTCTACATATGCAGTGCCAATGATTATCGGTGAGATTCGCAGATATCTGCGGGATAATAATCCAATTCGTGTTTCACGTTCTTTAAGAGACATCGCTTACAAAGCCCTTCAGGCACGTGAAAAGCTTATTGCGAAAACGTCACGTGAACCGACAGCAGTAGAAATAGCCAAGGAATTAGATGTACCTCATGAAGAAGTTGTTTTTGCATTAGACGCTATCCAAGATCCTGTTTCGTTATTTGAACCAATTTATAACGATGGAGGCGATCCAATATTCGTCATGGATCAGTTAAGTGATGAGAAAAACAAAGATATTCAATGGATCGAAGAGCTTGCCCTTAAAGAAGGAATGCGTCGTTTAAATGACAGAGAAAAAATGATCTTAACGAAACGATTTTTTCAAGGGAAGACTCAGATGGAAGTTGCCGAAGAGATCGGAATATCACAAGCACAAGTTTCTCGCCTGGAAAAAGCAGCAATTAAACAAATGAATAAAAATATTCAGCATTAG
- the sigE gene encoding RNA polymerase sporulation sigma factor SigE: protein MNNLKLRITLLWYKLLMRLGIKTDEVYYIGGKEALPPPLTKDEELHLLQKLTKGDQSARSLLIERNLRLVVYIARKFENTGINIEDLISIGTIGLIKAVNTFNPEKKIKLATYASRCIENEILMYLRRNNKIRSEVSFDEPLNVDWDGNELLLSDVLGTDEDIITKDLDDRVDRNLLRKSLEFLNEREKQIMELRFGLSGGEEKTQKDVADMLGISQSYISRLEKRIIGRLRKEFNKMI, encoded by the coding sequence ATGAACAATTTAAAATTGCGAATCACATTACTTTGGTACAAATTACTAATGAGACTCGGAATCAAAACAGATGAAGTATATTATATTGGTGGGAAAGAAGCATTACCACCTCCTTTAACGAAAGATGAAGAACTCCACCTCCTCCAAAAGTTAACGAAAGGAGACCAAAGTGCACGTTCACTCCTTATTGAACGAAATTTGCGTCTTGTCGTTTACATTGCTCGCAAATTTGAGAATACAGGCATAAACATTGAAGATTTAATAAGTATAGGGACTATTGGGTTAATAAAAGCAGTTAATACTTTCAATCCTGAGAAAAAAATTAAGCTTGCTACATATGCATCTCGTTGTATTGAAAATGAAATTTTAATGTATTTGCGTCGCAATAATAAAATACGTTCAGAAGTATCGTTTGATGAACCACTCAATGTTGATTGGGATGGGAATGAATTATTATTATCAGATGTGCTTGGAACAGATGAAGACATTATTACAAAGGATTTAGATGATCGAGTCGATCGTAATTTGTTGCGTAAGTCATTAGAGTTTTTAAATGAACGTGAAAAACAAATTATGGAACTTCGATTCGGTTTATCAGGCGGAGAAGAAAAAACACAAAAAGATGTTGCTGATATGTTAGGGATTTCACAATCATATATATCAAGGCTTGAGAAGCGCATTATTGGGAGATTACGAAAAGAATTTAACAAAATGATCTGA
- a CDS encoding YggS family pyridoxal phosphate-dependent enzyme, producing the protein MNVQENVIQIKERIEKACERVNRNPKDVKIIAVTKYVSVETAQLALEAGIKDLGENRDQGLIDKYEVIGNEATWHFIGSLQSRKVKDIIDKVAYIHSLDRKSLAKEINKRATQKVKCFVQVNTSGEQSKHGLQPDDTISFIESLAELPNIEVIGLMTMAPFVEDENVLRDTFKHLKELQNIIIHKRLPFAPCTELSMGMSNDFEIAVEEGATYIRIGTALVGKEY; encoded by the coding sequence TTGAACGTACAAGAAAATGTCATACAGATTAAAGAACGGATTGAGAAGGCTTGTGAGAGAGTCAATCGAAATCCAAAAGATGTAAAAATTATTGCCGTAACAAAATATGTGAGTGTAGAAACAGCTCAACTAGCGCTTGAGGCAGGGATAAAAGATTTAGGGGAAAATCGTGACCAAGGACTCATAGATAAATATGAGGTGATTGGCAACGAGGCAACATGGCATTTTATTGGTTCACTTCAATCACGTAAAGTGAAAGATATTATTGACAAGGTTGCATACATTCATTCTCTCGATAGGAAATCACTAGCGAAAGAAATAAATAAACGAGCTACACAAAAAGTAAAGTGTTTTGTACAAGTGAATACTTCTGGAGAGCAGTCCAAGCACGGTCTTCAACCAGATGACACAATTTCATTTATTGAATCACTAGCAGAGCTTCCTAACATAGAAGTGATCGGTTTAATGACGATGGCTCCTTTTGTAGAAGATGAGAATGTGCTCCGAGACACATTCAAGCACTTGAAAGAACTACAAAATATCATTATACATAAAAGGTTACCCTTTGCTCCATGTACTGAGTTATCAATGGGAATGAGTAATGACTTTGAAATTGCAGTTGAAGAGGGAGCTACGTATATTAGAATCGGTACAGCACTAGTTGGAAAAGAATATTAA
- a CDS encoding cell division protein SepF, translating into MSFMGKIKNFFALEDEYEYEYVEEDSLEHEQKRQTNTKQNLKEHNQQNVVSLQSVQQASKVVLVEPRNYDEVQEIADQLNSRRAVVINLQRVNQQQRVRIVDFLSGTVYAIGGDIKKLGAHTFLCTPDNIDISGTISEMMSEQEFDNDRW; encoded by the coding sequence ATGAGTTTTATGGGGAAAATTAAGAATTTCTTTGCATTAGAAGATGAATATGAGTATGAATATGTAGAAGAAGATAGTTTAGAACATGAACAGAAAAGGCAAACAAATACAAAACAAAATTTAAAAGAGCATAATCAACAAAATGTGGTTAGTTTACAAAGTGTTCAACAAGCATCAAAAGTTGTATTAGTAGAACCAAGAAATTATGATGAAGTACAGGAAATTGCCGATCAACTCAATAGTAGAAGAGCTGTAGTTATTAATTTACAACGTGTAAATCAACAACAACGAGTACGTATAGTCGACTTTTTGAGCGGAACCGTTTATGCTATAGGTGGCGACATAAAAAAATTAGGTGCACATACGTTCTTGTGTACACCTGATAACATTGATATCTCTGGAACAATTTCAGAGATGATGTCCGAACAAGAGTTTGATAATGATAGGTGGTGA
- the pgeF gene encoding peptidoglycan editing factor PgeF — MKRNEPFRLSSSSFLEIAPWSHQYDNIVAGISTRNGGVSKPPFDSLNVGFQVKDTLEDIVLNRQILAQSLNSNIDDWITVDQIHGHHIIEVKKEDKRKDAFVSTSNVLGEADGMYTTEGGIYLAASFADCTPLFFFSPKYNLVGITHAGWKGTVAQVGPKMIRIWHEQHGVPLREIRVAVGPAIGQCCYEVDDRVMDHVRNLPYESNNKPFSEKMNGKSQLDLKQLNAQLLLHAGIREENLEVSTHCTSCQKALFFSHRRDEGNTGRMFGVIAMT; from the coding sequence ATGAAACGAAATGAACCTTTTCGATTATCTTCATCATCATTTTTAGAGATCGCTCCATGGTCTCACCAATATGACAATATTGTTGCTGGGATAAGTACGCGAAACGGCGGTGTAAGTAAACCGCCGTTCGACAGTTTAAATGTTGGTTTTCAAGTTAAGGATACTTTAGAAGATATAGTTTTGAATCGGCAAATCTTAGCTCAATCATTGAATAGTAACATTGATGATTGGATAACTGTTGATCAAATTCACGGTCATCACATAATAGAAGTGAAGAAAGAAGATAAACGAAAGGATGCATTTGTCTCTACTAGTAATGTATTAGGAGAAGCAGATGGAATGTACACAACAGAAGGTGGAATCTATCTCGCTGCAAGTTTTGCAGACTGTACACCGCTATTTTTCTTCTCACCTAAATATAATTTAGTAGGGATTACTCATGCTGGTTGGAAGGGAACGGTTGCCCAAGTTGGTCCTAAAATGATTCGAATTTGGCATGAACAGCATGGTGTTCCACTTCGTGAAATACGTGTTGCTGTAGGGCCAGCAATTGGACAGTGTTGTTATGAGGTAGATGACCGTGTAATGGATCATGTAAGGAACTTACCATACGAAAGTAATAATAAGCCTTTCTCTGAGAAAATGAATGGTAAATCACAATTAGACTTAAAACAACTAAACGCTCAGTTGTTATTACATGCAGGAATACGTGAAGAAAACCTTGAAGTAAGTACACATTGTACAAGTTGTCAAAAAGCATTGTTTTTCTCGCATCGACGAGATGAAGGCAATACTGGAAGAATGTTTGGTGTAATTGCAATGACATAA
- a CDS encoding RNA-binding protein produces the protein MSIYQHFRQEEYSFIDQVLEWRDQVIGQYSVKLTDFLDPREQHILSTVIGKDEEVLFSLFGGAESVERKRAILYPPYFEPSDDDFEVHMFEIKYPAKFVTISHRQILGAQMSLGLKRGKFGDILTDGEHYQFLVSKDIADYVRFNLDSVGKASIELIEKPTSELIIFEEEWEHHVGTVSSLRLDVILAEIYNLSRQKVASFINSGVVKVNFKVVERTDYPCEQNDAFSVRGFGRSKLLEIQGKTKKDKYRITYGKKK, from the coding sequence ATGTCGATCTATCAGCATTTTCGACAGGAAGAGTATTCATTTATAGACCAAGTGTTGGAGTGGCGTGATCAAGTTATCGGTCAATACTCAGTAAAATTGACCGATTTCCTTGATCCGAGAGAGCAGCATATTTTATCAACAGTTATAGGTAAAGATGAAGAGGTACTATTCTCATTGTTTGGTGGAGCAGAATCGGTTGAGCGTAAGCGAGCAATATTGTACCCTCCATATTTTGAACCTTCAGACGATGATTTTGAGGTTCATATGTTTGAGATAAAGTATCCAGCGAAATTTGTTACGATTTCACATCGCCAAATATTAGGCGCACAAATGTCTTTAGGATTAAAAAGAGGTAAGTTTGGAGACATTTTGACAGATGGTGAACATTATCAATTTCTCGTTTCAAAAGATATCGCAGATTATGTTCGTTTTAACCTTGATTCTGTTGGAAAAGCATCAATTGAACTTATTGAAAAACCAACTTCTGAGCTAATTATTTTCGAGGAAGAATGGGAACATCATGTTGGTACAGTATCATCATTGCGGTTAGATGTTATTTTAGCTGAGATCTATAACCTTTCTCGTCAAAAGGTTGCCTCTTTCATTAATAGTGGTGTTGTTAAAGTGAATTTTAAAGTTGTGGAACGTACTGATTATCCGTGTGAACAAAATGATGCTTTCTCAGTACGAGGGTTTGGTCGTAGTAAATTACTCGAAATACAAGGTAAAACGAAAAAAGATAAATATCGAATTACGTATGGAAAGAAAAAATAA